CAGTAGTTAATAATTAGCAGTTGCCATATGTTTCCTTTAAGGGACATGAAAACTTTTGATTCCAACAATGCAAATAGTTTTCCCATTCTATCCTCAAAGGAGCAAAAGTTATCAAGACTGCTGTCCATGCTTTAAAAAAGAATGCCTCATTTGCTGTGCCAAATTTTCAGTTGAACCAGACTTTTGGGACTCTTCAGGAATcagtttttcaatcattttgcGAGGAAAGTTACAGAAAGCTGTTCTGGCTGCTGCAGGTGTTGGTAGTGACCTTATTATTGACCATGTGTTTGTGGCCACATCATAACATTCCACAGAGCTGGTGGCTAATCCATTCCCACTCCATCCACCACAAACATAGATCTTACGATTCAGCACAGCCACACCTGCTTGATAACGTGGAGCACTCAGTGATGCCATAAAATTCCATACATTGTCATCAAGATCTAGGGCTTCACATGTTGGCATGAATGTGTTACCATGGTAGCCACCAATAACATAAATTTTGTTGTCAACAACAGCAGCCATAGCATCTTCCCGTCGTTCTATGATTGGAGCCACAACTGAGGATGATGttaataaacaaagacttttaaATATAAAGATATCTGGGACTTTTAAGATATACTCATTGTTTATGAGGTATTTCATATGCTATTTTCTTTAAGTATTGTTCAATGTGGTGTACCATGAATTGGACTAGTTTAGTTAAAAGTTGccagatcaatatcagtatcttgGCAAatgtgcacctacccctcccctcgCCAAACATTTACCCTAGCTTgatatcagttgactgttgttggggtAGGGGAGGGGCAGTTgagcagttgctcagatactgacattgatccaagtTTCCAGATGCCCTTTTAAAATACACTTACTATGTAAAATTGTACAATAGTACTATAAGTTTATCAAAAGATACATTTGCAGGTTGTTTGGTAGCATGTTACAGGGCCTATTTCATAGTTAACCCCAGCAACTTCTTACCTCCTAAAGACCAAACATCAGTGCCTGGATTATACATTTCCACAGAACTCAAGTAATTATTTCCATCATAGCCACTTATGACGTAGATACAATGACCTTCCGTCACAACACAGGCACCATCACGCTGGTTGTTCATTGGTGCCACAAACCTCCACTCGTCTTTCTTTGGATCATAACATTCCACGGTTCttctcatgaaaaaaatatataaaagtgAGATTACAAGAAAAGGGTTGGTCACCATGCTAAGTATGGTTTGATTAGGCTTGAATAACACTGTAGTCGGTTTCATGGCTTATTACTTCCTACAGTATGTATCTCCttctaagttgaaaacgtacaaaattcaaaatggaaACCAATAAATACtctaaaatttacaaattaaaaactGTATTTTATACGAGAACATGACCTGACCCAAATTTGTCTAGGGGTGGGTAGAGGGTAAAAGGGCAAGCTTGATGCTTCGAATGAAGGCTTATTACAGGGAGGAGGCCTATCAGAACATTTACTGTTAAGTAATTGTATCTAAATATAAGGCTTGAGTTTATATCGTTTTCTTCTGGACTTCTTCGGTTGGGTTCCTCCCCAGACACATGTATTTCTGGGCCAGCTTATAGAACAACTTCATTTGCACCAAGCCTTACCGTATGGGTGATTTCCCATCATATCCACCAACAGCATAAAGAAGTCCATTCAGAGCTACCAAACCAATATTACTGCGAGGCACATTCATTGGTGCTGTGAGATTCCATTCATTAAGATCTGAATCATAACATTCGCATGTATTCATTCTCTTCCACTCTTTACTTCCACCCACTATATACACAAATTTGCCCATGGATTCAAGACCTGCACAGTGCCGTGTACTTGGGCGTGAGATGTTGTGCCATGCATCACTCTCTGCTTCATAAATAGCACATGTTGGTCCTGCAACTGTCAGAAGAACACTAACTGTTCGCAAACATCTTCTAGGGATTTGCCATTTGAAAGGCTCAGTTTCTGTCATTGATTCAGCTAATTTTGTGGGAGAGTAGATGTATTGTCTTGCTTTAGAAATGATTTCCTGAACCTCTGGGTTTTCTGTAACCAAATCATCAGTGGCAATAATTTCATCAAAGTATTCAGGATTAACTTGAGGGAGACGAATCTTTTCCAAAAGTGACGGAAAGTGCTTCACCCGTTCCTCTCGATTGTGTTCCACCCATTTCAGTAACAGTTCGTACAAGTCTTGCTCACGTGTTATTACAATTTCATCATCAATCAAAAGATCGCTCAGATCTGAAGCAGGCAGCATCAAAAACTCTTCACAATTTGCAGCTTCCATAAAATTTTCCTCGATAAAAGTAGTTGCTCGGTTCATTAGATCATTGCAGTTGAATTTATCCGACAGAGCACGAATTCCCCAGCAATTACCCAAAGCGAGACGATCTTGAATAAATTTGCAGCAAGTTTGAGTAACAAACTCGAGCAAAAGTAAACACGAACCACAGAACACATCTTCGACGTTTTCCTCGGTGATTAAAATCTCACCTCGGTATATGAAATCCAGGAGAATTTCCATTGCAGTGGCAGTGATTTCTTCAACAGAGACTTTATCACTCGTGGTGGCCATGTGTCCGCTAAACATGGCCATGAAATAGTCTGAGTTAGCAGCTAGCACATTTCGGTGGGCAGGGAACTCTTTGCCCTCTACGACAAGCACGACATCTGTCAAAACAGAATGGACTCGCATTCGCGAGATTCGTTTTAGGATATATGTGTTGTGAGTTTCATCAACAGAACGCAAGGAAGTTTCTTGTTTAAACACGTCATCCAAGGCCATTTTGGTACACTACAGCTTTTCACGTTTACGACGCTGACACGTCACAAACTTACCGTCGCAATCTTATCATATTGAGAAGCAAAACATTTTATCCATAGATTGAAAGCAGCAAACAATCCCTAGGAAGTAATTTTTGATGCAAATAGCTAGGTTTAGAGCGACTCTCAaatgaagtttttgaaaatgaaacgaaCAGAGGGCAAGGAGCGCAAACGCAGAGATTGTGCTGGTTTTTCACGTAATTTGCACATAGTGTCTTCAACGTGACTACTCCATCAAGAGTGGTCGGGTCACGCCCTGTTTCTCAAAAGATGCTTTACCACTcgtaaaaagggaaaaagccTTAAGTCTACTCAGATATAGTGCTCATTTAATTGGTCAAAGAGTGGCGAGATTCTAAGACTGCAGCAGTCATCTCACAACTCTCCTTCGAATTTGAAAAATCTGCGAGGATCTATGAGAACCCGATGCAATCTGACGAAAGTACACGACTCTAAACTGGCCAGCTCAATGTAAAGAAATCTCTACCCGGGAAATGCATTTCTTTGTAATATTTGACAAATTGGGACTCCTCCTTTCATGAGTTTCCAACACAATCGGACGATTtacttaaggttacttcccaccttccGAGGCTgtaaaaatcgatttttcttttattcgaCTAAACTGTATTCAAACAGTTAACTTAACGTTTCCATTAACAAAATTTGTGGAATTATTTAGAAAGcgaattttcaaataaaagttcaTAAATCAGAAAGGTTTCATAATCACGGACCTGTGCGAATCTCCCGGGGGAATTTTCGCGGTAACCACTCATGTTTGGGCTcgtttttcatattatttccATATTCTGTTTACATGGCGCACTTGACAAAATTCACGCTTGGAAGCTctttgggatcaatatcagtatctcagcgactgcccacctacccctcccctaacccatcATTAACCTTATGTTGTTGTCAATtaactgttgttgagttaggggaggggtaggtgggcagttgcccatATACTGATGTCAGATCTGCTCTTtgtttatggaaaaatctttgctcgtggaaaaatcaaaagcgaaAGAAAGTcctatgtaaaaaaattaataaaagaaataaagaaggcccaaagaagaaagaaagagtaccattctgttaagaaaggaaaacattccTTTGTATTCCTTTGTGGAAGCGACCGGTACGACACAGTTCCACGCTGGCGTCCAGATTTCTAACAAAGAAGTCAccgtcaaaccaaaattttccaTACATAATGCtaaaaacgaggtttccttttctttatgcaaGTACTAGCCTTGATACGAGAACATTAACAATCGCCTGGAAacgtaattttgaaagctgtatgtcGATTCGTTGCAATCAGAGTATCGAAGAGTATCGAAAGTCTGACACACTTTTGTTGATCGATGCCTTGTGAATAAGACTGCgcagccattttgctcgtgctgcggCATCCGATACCTggtaaattcaatagaagaaccctCGGTAGTTTCTCGCCTTACCGGCTCCTAACACTTCCTCTAAAAAAATCGCTTAAATCATATTTTCATCgtaaactgcagttattaagctttcttccgatgtatagtttgctaggattttagtgaaaataGTGCGCGTGCgaattttttcctgaaggaTACCCGCGAaagtgggaagtaaccttaactCCACATCATCAACTGATACAAGGAGGGGGTGCGTTACAAAGGGGAAAAAATGTTGATATTGCCAAAGCGTGGAATCATTGGTACACCCTCTGCTCTgctttgtttgtatgttttggCCTAACATTGATTTTGAGGTATGCTGGGATATCAAGATAcatttatatgtatatatatgcatcacaaaaataactctCGGTTCCTGACgtttagaaatttttttcgaCCATGGACTTAGATGAACAacagaagataaaaaaataacatggcACTGAAAACAGTATAGCCTCACCGCTAAAAATGAAATTGGCGTTTTTAATATTCTAACAACCACGTCAGGCATTGTACCTAAATATGGACTTGAGACAAATATTATAATCATTTCCTACCTACACTAAGTCTACACGGCAAAATGTCAGCTAATTACAACCACAACAACATACGCCTCAGGAATGTTCCGCATTAcagaaaaaatgtacaaaaacacaGCGGTGCGGCCACCGCCTACTCATCTCTCACAcgttaaaaaattattacggTGACTGCAATTGAGAGGTTCATTTCGTACTGTTATTCACTTCGCACGGTGAagagttttctgaaaaatttgcCAAATCTGTCTATGAAAGG
This region of Pocillopora verrucosa isolate sample1 chromosome 3, ASM3666991v2, whole genome shotgun sequence genomic DNA includes:
- the LOC131774548 gene encoding kelch-like protein 12 → MALDDVFKQETSLRSVDETHNTYILKRISRMRVHSVLTDVVLVVEGKEFPAHRNVLAANSDYFMAMFSGHMATTSDKVSVEEITATAMEILLDFIYRGEILITEENVEDVFCGSCLLLLEFVTQTCCKFIQDRLALGNCWGIRALSDKFNCNDLMNRATTFIEENFMEAANCEEFLMLPASDLSDLLIDDEIVITREQDLYELLLKWVEHNREERVKHFPSLLEKIRLPQVNPEYFDEIIATDDLVTENPEVQEIISKARQYIYSPTKLAESMTETEPFKWQIPRRCLRTVSVLLTVAGPTCAIYEAESDAWHNISRPSTRHCAGLESMGKFVYIVGGSKEWKRMNTCECYDSDLNEWNLTAPMNVPRSNIGLVALNGLLYAVGGYDGKSPIRTVECYDPKKDEWRFVAPMNNQRDGACVVTEGHCIYVISGYDGNNYLSSVEMYNPGTDVWSLGVVAPIIERREDAMAAVVDNKIYVIGGYHGNTFMPTCEALDLDDNVWNFMASLSAPRYQAGVAVLNRKIYVCGGWSGNGLATSSVECYDVATNTWSIIRSLPTPAAARTAFCNFPRKMIEKLIPEESQKSGSTENLAQQMRHSFLKHGQQS